DNA from Misgurnus anguillicaudatus chromosome 13, ASM2758022v2, whole genome shotgun sequence:
CCTTCTGTAAAGTTGGATTGTCATCTCATCTGTTGTCTTTATCGTCATCGTCTTCATCTGTTTTTGGAAAGATAAGGAAAGTGTTTGTTACTGTGACTGTCAAGACGTGTATGTGTGGAATTTTCTGTTATCATCATAGCATCCTCCTACCATCATATCAACCCATCTGCTTGTGTTAACatctgtgtttttaataaacaacACTTCTGTTTTTACTACTGTGTACTCTGCCCTCTGTATTCGTTAACATTGTGTACATAATAGTGTAATTGTTTTATAtcaatgatttatttattctacaTCTGTACAAATTTGTATAGCTATTCTATATGACTAATAAAAAAGATCATCTTTTGAATAGCCTACACAAATAATTAGTTATTAATTTCCACATGCAGAATAGCTACTAAATGTAGGCTATGACATATAAATGTTGTGCAGGAATGTTAAAGTCTGTAGTTAAAGCTTTGATACCAGGTCATAATATAACCATAcataatatgtaaggaataattgacgacgggccattgaattataagaaaataatgcacaccaaggtggtaatgcggcacgacgcgaagcggagtgccgttacaccgcaggtgtgcattattttcaaataattcaaaggaccggagtcaattattccgcttataccacggttaccacaaacattgctctggtgcctatttttaagacctttgaaaagttaggtgtgcggtttacagaaaaataatcaacacccatagaacatttctcagccaatcagaatgcagcattcaacagacccgtggtataaaacaTAATATAATATGTTTATTGGAGCCAATTATTCTATACAAGTCCTGTATTCCTCATGGAATAAATATATAATggatcattattattattattattattattgtaaagcGCACGTCTTTGTTCTCTCGGGATTTGATTAATTCATCTTATCACTTGTCTAATCTATGTACAGATCTATAGGTCAAGTAATTAAAACTCAAACATAGAAATGAATCGTTAAAGATGTGCATTATCAAGTACCGCAAGAAACTCTACTTTTAAAACCCTACATATCCCATGATGCATTTGTGTAGTGGTTGTGGATGGATCTCGCGAGACCTTAACCACAACCCATTCAGGTAAGGAGATCTCCCAACTATTTTTTTCTATGTAggaaatttaaagggacagttcacccaaaaagaaaattctggcatcattttctcatccccATTCTTTTTTTTCCGATGAAcgcagaagatattttgataaataatggtaaccaCACAGCTGGCTGTAAccattggcttccatagtaggaaaataaatatgatggaattcaatgggaaccatcaactgtgtgcttaccatcatttattaaaatatttgtctcagcatttatcacaatactttcataatatttgttttttctactatggaagttaatggttacaatttctgggtgaactatccctttaatgagcAATAGAAAGttaacaaacataaaaaatcatTAGACTCGACAAGCAtgataaaacaagaaaaagaaaacaaataataaaacaatcaGATGTACAAAATAAGAAAGTAAAAAGGAAACAACAAATAATGCAAATCATGTGTATGAATAAATCAGCACTTTTCAAATTTTTCTGAAAGATCCAAATAACCCTAAtcctaaaaaaaatcataaaaaataaaataaaaagtaattgCAGAAGTGaattgtatttaaatgaatgttccTTGTTTTCTTTGATCAAACAAATATCTACTAAGAAGCTGATATAGGTTTGTTTCGAATTATTTTCCACTTTAAAatagaacataaaaataaatatgtgtctacttttttacagtctatggtctaaacacattgtttaaaaataaatgatgtgcaattgaaataaacaatattaattTCCCCAGccattaattttaattatttgtcTATGTAACCACGCATCTGTATTTATGCAGACAtttgtgtaattattgtttTTGCAGGTTTTATCCTGCATACAAAAATCATTCTAAAATGCATTTGACAATGCCACCAAATTATACATTTTGCACTTGCCACCACTTACCCGCAGGTGGCGCACACTTGTGACGGAACACGTACTTCTCAGGGCCGTTCTGTGTTTTCATTGGCTAAGCGTTGAGACGTCGCATTTACTCATTGGATGCGCTGACAAGGTCATGACTCCTGCGCGCATGCGCAGTGCTAGTTTTTTGAGCTGAATCAATGTGGGTCGAACAGCGTTGGATCTGATCGACCGTAGATCTTACAATCTACTTAAAGACTTAATTTAACAATCCGTTCGTTTTACTGATTTTAGGCAGACTGCAAACATGACGAGCAGCTCAAAGCGGAAAGAAGATATGCATGTGGCTAACGGAGGAGTTAAGCTGTCCACATGGAGTAAAGCTATCCGCTGTAAAGCAGTGTGGGACGAGAAGGTCTGATATTACACATACAACACACACTTTAGTTCACACTTtagtgtctctctctctctctctctctctctctctctctctctctctctctctctctctctctctctctctctctgtgcgtgggtctgtctgtctgtctgtctgtctgtctgtctgtgcgtgcgtgtgtgtctgtctgtttgtgtctgtctgtctgtctgtttgtgtctatctgtctgtctgtctgtgcgcgTGCGCGTGTGTTGAGGTGCCGAGTAGGGATTGGACTCTTTAAAAGATTAATGCTGTCATGTGTTGCTTACTCTTTATTTTCATCTATAGAATAAGAAGTTTATCTTGTGTAAAGTGACAAGTCTCAGTTTAGTAATTCCGTATAGATATGATCATGCCACcatgattttattgattttttgcaCCTATTGATTTCTACAGGATGAGTTTTTAGATGTTGTCTACTGGTTTCGACAAATTATCGCCATCATACTGGGGGTAATATGGGGGATTGCACCACTGAAAGGGTTTCTGGGAATAGCAATGTAAGTACTCGGGTCCTAAGCCTTAACATTATTTTTGAACAAATCATGAAGTCATCAATGATtctttatcttctgtttgtCTTTATTTCCCTCAGATTCTGTGTAATCAACGCAGGGGTTCTCTATGTGTACTTCAGTAGTTTCCAGCAGGTAGATGAGGAAGAGTATGGAGGAACATGGGAGCTCACCAAGGAAGGCTTTATGACATCATTTGCTTTGTTCCTGGTAAATATTTTCCTTTAATGTTTTAACCAGATTTTTAAAAGTtaccaaaaataatatttaatattttatttaaatgggaTTGTTTtgtagcctggctccgcccacctacgtgcttccgcttaattttcattttgcttcagtactacgtctgggactgctgtgtagagtttcgttttctcctgcaaaaatctgcaggaccaatcagcgaacagatgggggtggctaagaacgatgacgttgaggtcgtgcgtcagtttgagttgtagttcagtaatggcagcggagaaagacgtgagaaaagctattcggtctgttgttgcaaaactgccgaatatataGAAGTTAtagccggagcaagaacaatgtttgctaagttttgtttgtctgatgaTTATTCTTTCTTGTTGTTTCCGGACGGTTTTTGGCGTTTATGTTTGGTGAATTAGCTAGCCTTGTCATGATAATTCCATAttaatgtctgttttttttcaACTCGAGGGTCCCgctttaaagaaattatttggTCTGCCCCAGCCTGCCCGCACCATACCATAGACATACTAGGCGGTTTAATGTAAGTGAATTCAGGCTTTAATTCAGCCtaaaagtgcttggaaacagccattagattaaATCTCCATGTAAGCTAGCAACAACGTACGCTTATGAACTATAGAAACCAGGATGGTCATATTTATATAGAGATAGGATActgataaacattttcaacatttcaagcaatAAAGATACAAATGGTCATTGGAacacaaaacacttaaaaacatttgaacattattatgttattatattatattatattgtttatCATGGGAATAGTCTCTAAGTGTGTGCATTGATACACCTTCAGTCTATGTTAGGTGCTTTATTTTGATAGGTAAACTGTCTCTGTAGCATTAAAAGAGGAAAAGCTAGAGGCGTTTGTGTTATACCTCCATCTGTCCAGGTGTGTTACGCAgtcttttctattttttaaaatatcactaaacaAGTGATATTTGCCTAGATATTTTCAGAGATGATAGACAATAtatattattgaaaaataattaatgAAAACTAGGGATGTGCAAAAaaatcgcctgcgattctcatggTTGTTTCGTCAGTggagccggttccttgattagtggTGGGTCGCCGTcggctgctttcagatggagcggcatttgtTGCACAGAGCCGCGGTTCACAGAGAAGCTTGCCAAAATTGCGTTCATAACCGAGGAAAATCGATTTCGATAATCTATGCGATTTTGCCTGGCTTCtctgtgaactacggctctgtgtggTGGGTGCTGCTCCATCTGGGGGCAGCTGATGGTGATTTGCTACTGATCagggaaccggctttactgataaaacacgcatgagaatcgcagatgacagccctaataaaaaacccaattttaacaaaaaaaattggcattcaaattatttttaaaatgttccaGCACGACATTCCCAGAACACATCAAATGATTAATGTAATGAGGTTGATAACACACTGTGGCTGGGCATTTGCCTCGCAGAGATTTATAAAGTATAAACCATTATAAAGGCTGCACATGATCGTCGTGGGCGtttcgtcagtaaagccggttccttgattagtagtaaattgccatcacctgcttccagatggagcagcatttactatacaaagccgtagttccctgacaagcTGGACCATACTGCATACATATCGCAGGTGATACGTCCGCGATACTTAATGCAAAATTGCCTCGATTGTCTGTGGACTACAGCTATAAGCCATTGTTACTGGAACATTTATTCATCAAGAAAACAACATGCATGCAAGAGCGGAGATCCCTTTATAGGTGCATAATGTTAACCTCGCAGTCCATTCAatataaacattgcaaacttTCTGATCATGTTGATTTATGTTTTGTTGTCAGGTGGTTTGGATAATTTTCTACACAGCACTACACTACGACTGAGGATGTACAGGAAACCCATAGACTtggagagaaaaacacagacatttatttaatgttatttgGAAGGGCTGAAGCGAGCTACATGCGCAGTGGTATATGTTACCAGCAGCATGGACGAGCCTTGAAGATTAGGTGCGTAGTGGGTACATGATAATAACCTTTCAAACCCAGGGGTCATTGAATTTTAAGCTAATATTGTCCACTGCACTGCCATGGCTAAAGGGTTAATACTGTTATTTCTGTTTGTCTATTTTTTGTTTCAATGCCATTGTATCAAGTAggatttaacttaattttatgtTTCATGATTAGCTTCCAACACAAATTGTCTTTCTCTCTTAAGACCGGTAAATCAAATAGCCGTCTGTAAATTCTGTACAATTTCATTTTATTGAATCCATGATGTATTAAAGTATGCATTTCTGGTCGATGTAACACTTCTCAGTATTTTATAGTATATTCACTGAAAAGCGAATGTTCTGTATGCTTGTTATGATTCATAAGATATAACTGAGGCTGTAGAGAGACTATTTTCTGGATGAATTGTTttgaagaataaaataaaacttggGTATTGTTTGCCCCACAGTTTTTAACCGATGTTTTGCTGATCTGCTGTTTTGTATCTATCAATTGTACGTTTGTAGCTTTGGTTTGTTCTATGATTGTTTTCAGAGAAATCCTGGACCTCAAGTGAGTTGATAGTGCACTCCAATAATATTGACACTTTTAGTAAATCTGAACAAAGGGGTCTGTGAGAAGATGTCTTTATTGTAACCTTAAACATGAACAAAAATGCTCTTGCTTTAAAGGATATCAAACAATGGCAAACACAAGACAGTGATATCTCAGTGATATCCAAAGACATgtaataaacaaatatatttattaaatctctCGGGCACAATTATTGTCACTTTTATGAATTCTTAGAAGTAAAATATATTTGCAGCAtttgatttacatttttttagttcACCTGGGTGACAATGAACAAAGTAATTGTTCAACCATCACCTATAGTCATTCATCACAATAGATAAGACCAGTGAGATAGAGGAGAAGAGGAGAGTTCTTAAAAATGTGAAAGATCTGAAGGGATTCTGTATGGAGGTATGATCTCTGATCTCCTGTCATGTATTCTCCAACCTCATCAGACACAGGAAAAGACTGTTATCTTGCTTTCTTCATATTTACTAATGGTGCCTAAAACGAAAACTTCTCAATCTCTTTCATAAACACCTTAAGACTTTCTAACTCCTGACCCTTCTCataatggcaaaaaaaaatacagccaaaatatgttttaaatatatgctaaatacattttgtagaaagcaaatcttaatttaataaaaatattttgttttaacctttatatattaacatatatttcaacaTGTATTTCAGgagcaacaaatacatttctaatttttcaacccaaaaatattggccaaaatataaagatttgaataaaaatgtataaagtataaaatgtataagtatgtaTATAATATACAATTATAAGTATATGTTTTGCAGTTGAATACGTATATATTTAATTGTTACTTTTTTGTTCACTGGTTTGTAACAAAGTTTTTCCTTCAATGTGaggtaaatatataaatatattttaataaaagattttaaaatatacaaaataaatgccAAATATATATcgattaaaaatacattttgtaaacatttaaaaatatatttcagtaaaaaatatattttttgccatttattatattttgaaatatattaaaagtatatttgAATAGCAGAGCTTCAATGAGTGGCCTAGCTGGGtactttttttatattgttGAACCATAGAAGACAATTTTTcctactttatttatttattactagtattattattttagttttataaattattatacATAGAATGATGCCTTTATTTGCGCTCGCAGAGTAATTCGTCTCTGTCGCCCTCCAGCGCTCGAGTGAGAGTTTAACGCCTTGATTACGTCACTGGAGTCAATGACGTAGTACATCATGGCTGCGCCCCACTCCACCATGAAATTCTGGAAACCCGGTAAAATTCACACCACATCAAACCTAAACACGATTTGTCATAATCTGCTTGTATGTCTGTTTTAGCGTTTTACTAATGCACACTGAATGCATGGTCTAACAATGGTGTCGTTTATCGTGCAGATAACATATTGATTATTACTGTTCGCTACTGCAGCAGGCACGAGCATAACATGATAATCACGTGCCTCCTGCATcatattacagtatgttaacacacaaaaacacgACTAATACACTTTCATTGACTAGAAGTACAAGATCTGCTTTAGGAACATTATTTTCTCTCTCAGGTGCAGAATTGACCAAAAACCCGCTGAATCTCGCGACTTTCAATGAAGTTGATGCTCATGGCATTGTTTTGTAGATATACTGATGTAAATATCTGTGGATGAATGGTTGATCTGTGGTTTTGACAGGCTCTGAGGCTCCTGGTGTGTGTGAGGAGAGGGATCTGTCCACTGAGACCACTGGCTCCCCCATCGTCTTTAACCCACACACTGCTCTCTCCATAGAGAAACAGAGGCAGAGACTGCCAGTTTTTAAGGTACCACCTGCAAAATTGTGCAAAATACAGATACATATGTAtcatatacaaatatatattcacTTGGATACTTCAGAAAGTCTGATACTGTACTGTGTATGGCATTATGGGGCACTAATACAGAAATAAACCTTGTGACCTTTTTTACCAAAGTATGAATGAAAAAATGAACTCTCATCATACAGTGGGTGTGTTACTGGTCACTGTAGAGAAAAATCCTAATGTCATTAGTCATCATGACTCAAGCTCATAGATTGAAAAAGATGCGATTAAAGTGTTTACCtgcaattatatatatatatatatatatatatataaatatatattaattcctcccaagggtttttgtccttctaggactttttcccattgggttttttttcctagagggtttttaatcccagggagagtcagccaactttggcttaacttagcactttactgtatacgttacattattaatatgctcgcttgtacggtttaaccgctttctctacttcttatattatctattgattttctgtgttctcctctacatcttctcatgttaagctgctttgcaacaattaacacttgtgaaaagcgctatataaataaaattgaattgaattgaattgaattaagttTGATATACGCGCCGCATTTTAAATGCTGCACAGATTGATTGACAAATTGCATCAAAGTTTTACAAGAGCATGGGATATTTTATATGACTATTGGGGACACACCTAAGTACTTGCTAAAACAGTCTAAGACTGGACACAACAAACATAAAGATCTTAAAGAGTGTTTCTTACATAAATGATTTTTTCTGTGATTGTAAACAAAACTGCGGACAACTAGAAAATGATCAAATTACATTGATAATCTGTGCGAAAATTATTAGGTGTGTCCCCAGCTTAATGAATACCTGTCTGCAATTTATTGTTTCAAAACAGCATTACAGAACATCCTGTTTTAACTCATAAGGAGTAAATGTCGTTTGTTGTATCTGTAAACCGATTGTGTTTTGGGGGTTGTTTAAATCGCAAACAAGAGAAACTTTCCTTAACAAGACCAAGGTCTTCTTTCACACCACCGAAAATAATGTCATGCATAAAACTAAGGGAAGTAGTACTACCATACCAAATTCTCCAGAGTCTACCGAAAAGTGGGATGAGAAAATTAGGAAATTTGTGACCCCCAGCAATTGAATCTGATAAATGTTTTTGATGTTTAATGTAACACAGTCTGGCTCGTTTAAGCATTTATGAATGCTGTTTTTGTATCCAGCACAGAAACAATATCCTCTATCTGGTGGAAAGCTTCCAGACTGTGGTGATTGTTGGAGAAACTGGATCTGGAAAAAGCACACAGATTCCACAGGTCTGTCCAAAGTCTTCAGCCAATCAGAGATTAGAGTTCAGGAATCAACCAATGGCAACCTTGAGAAATGATATCAAAACAAGCAGTTTGTCATTGGTAAATTCTTGTAAACGTTCATAGAGATTATCCATTAGTCATGTAATGCAGTTTTTTTCTGATAGTATTTGTTGGAGGCAGGATGGGCCGCAGAAGGGAAAGTAATTGGTGTTACTCAACCTCGACGTGTGGCAGCAACGTCTGTATGTATTTCTATTTCTCCCTAAAATCTCAGATGAGCATAAACATGGCTGCTACA
Protein-coding regions in this window:
- the rab5if gene encoding GEL complex subunit OPTI; this translates as MTSSSKRKEDMHVANGGVKLSTWSKAIRCKAVWDEKDEFLDVVYWFRQIIAIILGVIWGIAPLKGFLGIAIFCVINAGVLYVYFSSFQQVDEEEYGGTWELTKEGFMTSFALFLVVWIIFYTALHYD